CATTGGCCCACGTTCCAGGCATCACCGGAGTTCGCGCGCATCGATTGGTACAAGATCGATGCGCCGGCGATCCGGACGGCCTACGAGGACCGCTACTGGCAGGCGCCGAAGGATCGCGACGGCGTCGCGGTCGAACGGGATCTGCGCCGCTTCCGTGACGAGGCCGGCCTGACCCGGGGCGTGCCGCGCTGGGTGATCGTCAAAGACGGCGCAGTCGTGTTGAATGGTAAGCCGGCGTCGGGAAGCGGATTCCTATCGTGGACCGACGACGTGCTTCCGGCGTTGCGCAAGCACCTCGCGGTCGTCTGACGCTCAGATGTGTTGCGCCCCGCGCGGCCGCGCGGCGTCCCGCGGACCGTCCACCAACCGCGACGTCGCCATCCGCAGCACCTCGAGATAGCCGCGCCTGAACTCCATCCTCGGGCCGAAACCACCGGCCAGCAGCGCGCGATGAGCCGCCGGCAGGCGCCAGCACGGCACGAACAGAAAGACGTGGTGTTCGAGGTGGTAATTCACCCAGTACGGCGCCAGCAGCAGACGCAGGACAGGGTTCGCCAGGGTCGTGCGGGTGTTGCGCAGCGGATCGTCGTCGTCCGGCACGACGGCGTGCTCGGCGATGTTCCGGATACGGCTGACGAGCTGGTACCAGGTCGCGAGCGGCAGCAGCCACAGCGCCGGATACAGCCACCAGTGGCCGGCGACGGCGAGCGCGGTCAGCAAGACCGCGTTCGTGACGAAGAAGCCGCGCTCGCGCCGCAACAGGTTAGCCAAGCGCGTGGTCGGCGGCAGGTCGGACGGGCCCATCGACCGGACGATCTGCTCGCCCCTGCGTTGGAACGCGGTGCGGCCGCTGAGATCGCGCAGAACCTTCCGCCACAGGCTGGCGCGCGAGATCGGGAACGGCGCCGACAGGCCCAGGTCGGGGTCTTCCGGCTGCTGCGTGTGGCGGTGGTGCGTCAGATGGTAGGGCCGGTACAGCGCCATGCTGGTGCCGACCGGCGCCGCGCACAGCCATTCGCCGACCCGGTCGTTGACGGCGCGGTTCGCGAACAGCAGACCGTGGGCGGCGTCGTGCATCAGGATCGCCAACCCGAGCTGGCGGGCGCCGATCACCATGGCGGCGGCCACGAAGGTCAACGGATTGGGCCACCAGACGAACAGCGCCATCGACCCCAGGATCAGGCCCCAGGCGTGCAGCACGAGCGCCGCCCCGACGAGATCGGATTTCCCGCGCAGGCGGGCGATCTGGTCGCTGGTCAGGTAGTCGTGCGGGCGAGGTAGCATGGCGCGGTGGTTCCGGGCGGAAATTGGGCGCGCCGCGCCACCCTGTCAACGCGGGCCGCCGGAGGCTATTCTTACGCGATGACCACGCCCCGACATGCCCGTACCGACGTCCTCGACGTCGCCTACGAGGAGCACGGCCCGCCCGACGGCGCTGTCGTGATCCTGCTGCACGGCTTCCCCTACGATCCACGCGCCTTCGACGAGGTGGCGCCGCCGCTCGCCGCCGCCGGGCACCGCGTGATCGTCCCCTACCTGCGCGGCTACGGGCCGACCCGGTTCCTGTCGCCGGCGACGCCGCGATCCGGCCAACAGGCGGCGCTGGGCCACGACCTGCTGCGCTTGATGGACGCGCTGGGCATCGTCAAGGCCACGCTCGGCGGCTACGACTGGGGCGGCCGCGCCGCGTGCATCGTGGCCGCCCTGTGGCCGGAACGCGCGCGCGGCCTGGTGACCTGCGGCGGCTACAACATCCAGGACATCGCCGCCTCGGTCGAACCCGCCCCGGCCGAGCAGGAGCACCGCTTCTGGTACCAGTACTACTTCCACACCGAACGCGGCCGCGCCGGATTGACCAAGGACCGCCGCGACGTCTGCCGGACGCTGTGGCGCCTGTGGTCGCCGGCGTGGCGCTTCGACGAGCCGACGTTCGAACGCAGCGCCGTCTCGTTCGACAACCCCGATTTCGTCGACGTCGTGATCCAGTCCTACCGCCACCGCTTCGCCTACGCGCCGGGCGACCCGGCGCTCGAGGCCATCGAGGCCGCCCTGGCGCGCAAACCCGCGATCGGCGTGCCGACCATCAACCTGCACGGTGGCCACGACGGCGTCGGCCCGGCGGCGCAGTCGGAGCGCCACGACAGGTATTTCACCGGCCGGTACGAGCGGCGCGTGCTGCCAGGCATCGGCCACAACGTGCCGCAGGAGGCGCCGGTGGATTTCGCCGCGGCGATCCGCGATCTCGTGAAGGAGTGAGTCATGGCCAACATCGCGCTGATCGGCGCCACCGGGAACATCGGCGCGCGCGTGCTCGACGAGGCGCTGGCCCGCGGACACCGCGTCACCGCCTTCTCGCGCGACCCGACCCGGATCGCCGCCCGCAAGGGCATGACCACGCGCAAGGGCAACATCGCCGAGGTCGCGACCCTGGCGGCCACGCTGGCCGGGCACGACGCGGTCGTCGTCTCGGTGAAATGGAACGACAACGATGTCGCGAACGCGATCGAAGCGGTGCGCCGTTCGGGCGTCCGCCGGGTCCTGTTCGTGGTCGGCGCCGGCAGCCTGATCCGGGCCGACGGCCGCACGCATTTCGAGCACATGGCCGAGAAGGGCATCCAGCCGCCGACCTCCAAGCCCGCGGCGCTGGCGCTCGAGGCGGTCCGCAAGGTCGCGGACCTTGATTGGACCGCGATCTCGCCGGCGGCCTCGATCCAGCCCGGCGACCGCACCGGCAAGTTCCGCCTCGGCCTCGACCACCTGATCGAGGATTCGGCGGGCGAGAGCCGCATCTCGCGCGAGGATTTCGCCATCGCCATCGTCGACGAGATCGAGACACCGCGCCATATCCGGCGGCGCTTCACGGCGGCGTACTGAGCCCCCGACGCGCCCGGGCCCGCTCAGGCCGGCGGCGCGGCCGCTTTCGGCGCGCCGTCCAACGCGGCGCCATTGAGCCGCGCGAACGCCTCGGCGTAGTCGCGCGACGCGAACTCGTAGATGATCGTCTCCGGCTTCGGTGTCGCGCCGACCGCCGGCGGGTGCGTGATCTCCCACACCACTGGCGCGACCAGCGCCGCGATCAGCACGATCGACGCGACGACGACGCCGGCGCCGAGCCACAGGGCCAGGGCGACCAGCGGCGCCCACAGGCCGTATTTGAGAAGCTTGACCCAGAAATGGTAGCGCCGCAGCCGCCGGGCGCAATCCTCGCTGGCCGGCACGACGATGTGGTCGAGCGTGTTGCCGCCGGCCATCGGACCAAGCAGCGCCATGTCGACCAGCGACGGCGCCCGCGAGTAGCCGACAAAGGACAGCTTGATCGCCTTCCCGGGACCCGCCTCTCCGCCGCATGGACAGCGGTCGGGAAACACCGGCCGGACCGATCGCGGCAGCGTGACGTCGTGGCTCGCGGGCATCGCTGCGAACCGCGGTCGGATCAGTCCAGCGTCTCGAACAACCGCGCCGCGAGGTAGGTGCGCGACATCAGCGACGAGTAGTAGATCTGCTCGAAGGCGGCGTGGGCGCCCTTGCCGTCTGCGCCAAGGCCGTCGAGCGTCGGGATGCCCAGCGCGGCGGTGAAATTGCCGTCGCTGCCGCCGCCGGTCAGCGGCACGTCGTTCAGCTCCTTGCCGATCTCGGCGTAGATCGCGCGCGCCTTCTGGAACAGCGCCTCGATGCCGGCGTCCTTCCGGTAGGGCGGCCGGTTCATGCCGCCCTCGACATGGACCTCGACGTCGGCGCCGATCGCCGTGAGCCCGAGCAGCCGCGCGGTCATCTCGTCCGCCGTCGCCGGGTCGGGCACGCGCAGGTCGATCTCGGCGATGGCCTCGGCCGGCACGACATTGACGCCGCTGCCGCCGTTGACGAGGCCGACGTTGGTGGTGATGCCGCGGGCGTAGTCGGTCATCGCCTCGACCCGCACGATCTGCCGCGCCAGCTCCAGGATGGCGCTGCGGCCGTCCTCGTGGCGGACGCCGGAGTGCGCGGCGCGGCCCTTGACCGTCATCACGAAGCGGCCGACGCCTTTGCGCGACGTCACGACGCGGTCGCCGTCGCGGCCCGGCTCCATCACGAGGCAGTATTTATGGCCGCGGGCGGCGCGCTCGATCTGCGCCCGCGAGGTCGGGCTGCCGACCTCCTCCTCGGGAATGAAGAGGAACGTCACCGGCAGCCGGCTGCGCTTGCCCTGCCGGATGAGGTGGCGCATCGCGTAGTAGGCGATATAGCCGCCGGACTTCATGTCGTAGATGCCCGGCCCGAACACCGCGTCGCCCTCGCGCCGCACCTTCAAATCGCGCTCGATCATGCCGATGGGATGCACGGTGTCGAGATGCGCCAGCACGAGGATGCCCGGCCCCTCGCCCCACGGCGTGCGACATTCGAGAATGTCGCCGAAGCCGTCGCGGCCGGGGGTGCGCTCGACGCGCATGCCCAGACCGGACATCTGGCCCTCGACCTTGTCGACGACGCGGTTGACCGCCGCGGCGTCGTGGCTCGGACTTTCGATCTCGACCCATTCGACGATGCCCGCGAGCACCTCGTCGGGGTCGATCCTGGGTTCGTTCTTCAGCGGCTCGGCGGCCATCTTCGGCGCTCCATGTCGGCCGCCTTCCCGCCTCGGCGGGATGGCGGCGTATTGGTGGTCAGACCGGATCCCAGGTGAAAAGCTCGGGCGAGCGCTTCATGTCGATGAAATGCGGTCGCATCGCCGGAACGGCCGTCTCGGCGATCTTCTCCAGCGTCCAGCCGTCCGACATGTGCACCGAACGGACCGGCCGGTTGGCGCTGAAGAGCATGATCTCGTTCATGCGCACGCCGAAGATCTGCGACGTGACGCCGTCGGCGGCGTCCGACAACAGGAACACAGCCATCGGCGCCACCTTGGCCGGCGTCATCCGCTTGGACCGCTCGAGACGGGCGACCTGCTGCGGCGTGTCGGCCGGGATCGTGCCGATCATGCGCGTGAAGGCGAACGGCGAGATGCAGTTCGAGCGCACGTTGAACGCCGCCATGTCCAACGCTATCGACCGCGACAACCCGATGATGCCCATCTTGGCGGCGGAGTAGTTGGCCTGCCCGAAATTGCCGATCAGGCCGGAGGTCGACGTGAAATGCACGTAGGCGCCGGATTTCTGCTCCTTGAAGTAGTTGGCCGCCGCCCGCGCGACGTTGAACGAGCCGTTCAGGTGCACGTCGATCACCTGCTTCCAGTCCAGGTGGCTCATGCGGTGGAAGATGCGGTCGCGCAGGATGCCGGCGTTGTTGATGACGCCGTCGATCCTCCCGAAAGTATCGACGGCCTGCTTGACCATCGCCTCGGCGGCGCCGGGATCGGACACGCTCCCGAAATTCGGCACCGCCTTGCCGCCGGCAGCCGCGATCTCGTCGCACACCTTCTGCGCCGGGGTCGCGCTGCCGGACCCTTCGCCGTCGACCGCGCCGCCGAGGTCGTTGACCACGACCTTCGCGCCCTCGGCCGCCGCCAGCAGCGCCATCTCGCGGCCGATGCCGCCGCCGGCGCCGGTCACCAGAACCACCTTGTCCTTCAGCATGTTCGCCATGGTCCCCTCCTCCGTGGAACGCCGCCGACCGTGGATCAGATCGGATCCCATGAGAACAGCTCGCCGGACCGCTTCATGTCGATGAAGTGCGGCTTCATCGCCGGGATCGCGGTCTCGGCGATCTTCTCCAGGGTCCAGCCCTCGGAGTTGTGGACGGAGCGCACCGGCCGGTTGGCGCTGAACAGCATGATCTCGTTCATGCGCACGCCGAAGATCTGCGAGGTGATCCCCTCGGCGGCGTCGGACAGCAGGAACACCGCCATCGGCGCGATCTTGTCGGGCGTCATGCGCTTGATCTTGTCGAGGCGGGCGACCTGCTCCGGCGTGTCGGCGGGAATGGTGCCGATCATGCGCGTCCAGGCGAAGGGCGAGATGCAGTTCGAGCGCACGTTGAAGGCGGCCATGTCGAGCGCGATCGACCGCGACAGGCCGACGATGCCCATCTTGGCGGCCGAGTAGTTCGCCTGGCCGAAATTGCCGATGAGGCCGGAGGTCGAGGTGTAGTGCACGTAGGCGCCGGACTTCTGCTCCTTGAAGTAGTTGGCGGCGGCGCGGCTGACGTTGAACGTGCCGTTGAGGTGCACGTCGATCACCTGCTTCCAGTCGAGATGGCTCATGCGGTGGAAGATGCGGTCGCGCAGGATCCCGGCGTTGTTGATGATGCCGTCGATGCGGCCGAAGGAGTCGACCGCCTGCTTGACCATCGCCTCCGCCGCGCCGGGGTCGGTGACGCTGCCGTAGTTGGCGACGGCCTTGCCGCCGGCGGCGATGATCTCGTCGCACACCTTCTGGGCCGGCGTCGCGCTGCCCGATCCCTCGCCGTCGACCGCGCCGCCGAGGTCGTTGACGACGACCTTGGCGCCCTCCTTGGCCGACAGCAGGGCCATCTCGCGGCCGATGCCGCCGCCGGCGCCGGTCACCAGAACCACCTTGTCCTTCAGCATGTTCGCCATGTTTTCCTCCGTTGGATCGATACCACCGGCCCGCGTTCTAGCGCGGGGCGCGGACGCGCGACAACGCGCTACACCTCGAGATCGCCGGAAAGCAGCCGCTGGGCGATGGTTCGGCGCAAAATCTCGTTGGTCCCGTCGGCGACGTTGACGACCCGGACGTCCTGCCAGGCGTGCACCAGGCCCAGCTCGTTGGTGAAGCCCATGCCGCCGTGGGTCTGGATCGCGCGGTCGATGGCGCGGGCGCCGACCTCGACCGCGTAGGCCTTGGTCATCGACAGCTCCTTGATCGCCCGCTCGCCGCGGTCGAGCAGCGACGTGACGTTGAGCCCCATCAGATGGGCGGCGTGCAGCTCCATCGCGACCTCGGCCAGCGGGAACGTGACGCCCTGGTACTCGGCGATCGGTTTGCCGAAGGCCTGGCGCTGCTGGGCGTAGCGCACGGCCATCTCCATCGCCCAGCGCCCGAGACCGACGGCGCGCGCCGTGTTGTAGACCCGCCCGATCGACACGCCGAGCAGGCCGATGCCGAAGCCGTTGTCGAGTTCGCCGACGAGTTGCCACGGCTCGACGCGCACGCCGTCGAGCACGAGCGCGCCCTCGTTGCCGCCGATATGGCCATGCAGCCGCACGACGCTCTCGAGGTGGAAGCCCGGCGTCGCGGTCGGCACGAGGAAGGCGCTGATCCCGCCGGCCTTGCGCGAGGCGCGGTCGGGATCGGTGATGGCGAAGACGATGCAGTAGTCGGCCTGCGGCGCGTTGGTGGTCCACAGCTTCCGGCCGGTGATCCGCCAGCCCGTCCCGTCCGGCTCGGCGCGCGTCTTTAGCATGCTGGCGTCCGAGCCCGCGCCGGGCTCCGACATGCCGAAGCACATCGACGTGCGGCCCTCCATCATGCCCTCGAGGATCTCGCTCCGGGCGCGGTCGGTGACCTTGAGGAGCACCGGGCTGGGACCGAACGCCCAGTGGCTCAGCGTGTACATGCCCAGCCAGTGGTGGCTGCCGCAGAGCCTGAAGATGCGCTCCCACACGACGAAATACGCCAGCATGCCGAGGCCGCCGCCGCCCAGCTCGCGCGGCGTCGACATGGTGTAGTAGCCGGCCTTCGCCGCCGCCATGCGCACGCCGCGCATGTGCGCCACGACCTCCGGGGCGTAGCGGCCGTCCTCGGCGTAGGTCCGCCGCGGGTCGCTCAGCAGCGCGTGGTCGCGCTCGTGGCGCGGAAACACCTCGGCCTTGAGGAAGCGCTCGACGCCGTCGGCCAGCGCCTCGATCTCCTCGGGCACCGGAAATGCGATCGCGCCCATGTCCGTTCCTCCCCGTTCGAGCCCGTCACGCGCCTGGCGCGACCGCCGGCCGCGTCAACCGCGCGCTCAACGCGCAGGCGACCGCGAACGGCATCAACGCAACCACCAGCGGCAGCGGCACCGCGCAGGCGGCCGATGCGCAGCCCAGCGCCGCGCCGAGGCCGGCGACGGTCGACAGCGCCGCCACGACCACCGTTCCCACCGCGCCGATCCCCATCTGCGCGAGGCCGACCAGCGACGACGCCGTCCCCGCCAGCCGCGGATACAGCCCGACCGCGCCGGCGTTGGCGTTCGGCACGATCACGCCCGTCCCGAACGAGCATATCGTGTACGGCAGCATGATCGACCACCACGTCAGGATACCGGCGTAGGCGAAAGCGGCGATTCCGGCCAGCCCGACGATGTGGCAGAGCGAGGCGCCGCGCACCAGCCGGCCCGGCGACAGACGGCCGAGCATGCGGGTGTTGAAGAAGCTGCCGGCCGTGAAGCCGGCCACCGACACGACGACGAGTAGCCCGAACTCGCGCGGCGGGATGCCGAGATTGTCCTGGAGGATGAACGGCGTGCCCGCGAGCATGCCGAACTGGATGCCGAAGGCGAAGCCCATCGGCAGCATGTGGCCGAGGAACCGGCGGTCGCGCAGCATCTGCCCGGCGCCGCGCAGCATCCCCGCCATGCCGGCCGAGGCGCCGCGGTGGCGGTTGGTCTCCGGCAGCCCGATTCCGACGATGAGCAGCATGCCGGCGGAGAACACGGTCAGCAGCCAGAAGGTGACGCGCCAGCCGAACAGGTCGCCGAGGACGCCGCCGACCAGCGGCGCGATGGCCGGCGAGATGTTCACCGCCAGCGAGATCCAGCTCATGATCCGCGGCATCTCCGCGTACTCGTAGGCGTCGCGGGTCAACGCCCGGCCGATCACCGCGCCGGCGGCGGCGCCGGCGCCCTGCAGGAAGCGGACGCCGATCAGCTGGCCGATGCCCGCCGCGAAGGCGCAGCCCGCCGACGTCAGCGTGAAGGCGACCAGACCCGCGAGCAGCACGGGTCGCCGGCCGAAGCGGTCGCTGAGCGGGCCGTAGAAGATCTGCCCGACCGCGAAGCCCAGCATGTATGTCGTCAACGTGAGCTTGACCTCGTCGGCGCTGGCGCCGAGCGAGCCCGCGACCGACGGCATGACCGGCGTGTAGATGCTCATCGACAACGGCCCGAACGACGCCAGCGCGATCAGCAGGACGAGATACGCCGTCGACCGCGGCGCGATCGTCACGGGCCGCCGCCCCGCGCCGTGCGCCAGACGGTCATCCGCGCGACGCCGCCTCGGCCGCAGCCTCCGCCGCGAAATCACCGCCCGCCGGCCGCGCGTCGGCGCTGTCGCCGTGCAGGCGCGGATAGTAGACGCGGAAGGCCGCGCGGATCAGATCGAACGGAATGTCTGCGTAGACCCCGCGGTAGGCGAGATACTCCATGTGCTTGCGCCCTTCGAGGTCGAAGGGGTGGTAGATCGAGTCCGTGCGCCCGTCCCAGTCCAGCGGCTTGAGATTGAACTTCTCGGTCAGTTCGCGGTTGAAGGCCGGCGTCGTCTTGATCCACCTGCCGTCGAGCCACAGGTCCGTGTAGCCGTGGAAATAGAACGTGTCCGTGCCCATCCGCTCCGACAGGCGCTTGGTCGTCATGTGGTTGCGCACGTCGGCGTAGCCCAGCCGCGCCGGGATCCCCTGTGCGCGGGCGACGGCGGCCATCAGACCGGCCTTGTTGACGCAGTAGCCGTGCCTCGCGGCGAGACAGCTGCTCGCGACGTAGGCCTCGCGCCGCATCGGCGTTCCATAGGGGTCGTAGCGGACGTCGTCGCGGATGGCGTAGTACAGGCGCATCGCCTTCTCGACCGGATCGGACGCGCCGCCCGCGATCTCGGCGGCGAACGCCACGACGGCGGGATGGTCGCTGTCGACCACGCTCGCGGGCCTGAGGTGGTCGTCGAACGCGGCGCCGTCCATGACGACGCCCGCCTCCTCGAAGGTGCGCAGATCGGGTTGGCTGGCCATGGATCCTCCGGGCGCAGGCGCGCCGCTACTTCTTCGCCGGGGTCACGAGGAAGTGCAGCTGCGCGGCCGCCACCGGCTTGGAGCGGTCCTCCTGCCACGCCTCGACGGCGACGCTGGCGACGCGGCGCCCGAGCTTCGTGAACGAGGCGCGCGCCAGCGTGTCGACCGGGCGACCGGACCGCAGGTAGTCCACCGTGATGTTGATGATCTTCGGCAGCTCCGCGTTGTCGGTGGTCCAGAGCAGATGGAAGATCGCCGCCGTCTCCAGGAGCGCGCCGATGGTGCCGCCGTGCAGCGCCGGCAGATGCGTGTTGCCGATCAAGTCCGGCGAATAGCGCATGCGCGTCAGTAGCTCGCCGGTCGTGTCCTCCGGCGCCATGCCCATCCAGCGGGCGTAGGGGATCGCCGACGCCAGGCCCGCGAGGTCGCCCGCGGCGCGCGCCGCGAGCAGGCGGTCGGAGATCGTCACGACCCGCCTCCCCGCGCCGCCTTGCCGCCGCCCGG
The genomic region above belongs to Rhodospirillales bacterium and contains:
- a CDS encoding fatty acid desaturase family protein, producing the protein MLPRPHDYLTSDQIARLRGKSDLVGAALVLHAWGLILGSMALFVWWPNPLTFVAAAMVIGARQLGLAILMHDAAHGLLFANRAVNDRVGEWLCAAPVGTSMALYRPYHLTHHRHTQQPEDPDLGLSAPFPISRASLWRKVLRDLSGRTAFQRRGEQIVRSMGPSDLPPTTRLANLLRRERGFFVTNAVLLTALAVAGHWWLYPALWLLPLATWYQLVSRIRNIAEHAVVPDDDDPLRNTRTTLANPVLRLLLAPYWVNYHLEHHVFLFVPCWRLPAAHRALLAGGFGPRMEFRRGYLEVLRMATSRLVDGPRDAARPRGAQHI
- a CDS encoding alpha/beta hydrolase — protein: MTTPRHARTDVLDVAYEEHGPPDGAVVILLHGFPYDPRAFDEVAPPLAAAGHRVIVPYLRGYGPTRFLSPATPRSGQQAALGHDLLRLMDALGIVKATLGGYDWGGRAACIVAALWPERARGLVTCGGYNIQDIAASVEPAPAEQEHRFWYQYYFHTERGRAGLTKDRRDVCRTLWRLWSPAWRFDEPTFERSAVSFDNPDFVDVVIQSYRHRFAYAPGDPALEAIEAALARKPAIGVPTINLHGGHDGVGPAAQSERHDRYFTGRYERRVLPGIGHNVPQEAPVDFAAAIRDLVKE
- a CDS encoding NAD(P)H-binding protein, with protein sequence MANIALIGATGNIGARVLDEALARGHRVTAFSRDPTRIAARKGMTTRKGNIAEVATLAATLAGHDAVVVSVKWNDNDVANAIEAVRRSGVRRVLFVVGAGSLIRADGRTHFEHMAEKGIQPPTSKPAALALEAVRKVADLDWTAISPAASIQPGDRTGKFRLGLDHLIEDSAGESRISREDFAIAIVDEIETPRHIRRRFTAAY
- a CDS encoding M20 family metallopeptidase, coding for MAAEPLKNEPRIDPDEVLAGIVEWVEIESPSHDAAAVNRVVDKVEGQMSGLGMRVERTPGRDGFGDILECRTPWGEGPGILVLAHLDTVHPIGMIERDLKVRREGDAVFGPGIYDMKSGGYIAYYAMRHLIRQGKRSRLPVTFLFIPEEEVGSPTSRAQIERAARGHKYCLVMEPGRDGDRVVTSRKGVGRFVMTVKGRAAHSGVRHEDGRSAILELARQIVRVEAMTDYARGITTNVGLVNGGSGVNVVPAEAIAEIDLRVPDPATADEMTARLLGLTAIGADVEVHVEGGMNRPPYRKDAGIEALFQKARAIYAEIGKELNDVPLTGGGSDGNFTAALGIPTLDGLGADGKGAHAAFEQIYYSSLMSRTYLAARLFETLD
- a CDS encoding SDR family oxidoreductase — protein: MANMLKDKVVLVTGAGGGIGREMALLAAAEGAKVVVNDLGGAVDGEGSGSATPAQKVCDEIAAAGGKAVPNFGSVSDPGAAEAMVKQAVDTFGRIDGVINNAGILRDRIFHRMSHLDWKQVIDVHLNGSFNVARAAANYFKEQKSGAYVHFTSTSGLIGNFGQANYSAAKMGIIGLSRSIALDMAAFNVRSNCISPFAFTRMIGTIPADTPQQVARLERSKRMTPAKVAPMAVFLLSDAADGVTSQIFGVRMNEIMLFSANRPVRSVHMSDGWTLEKIAETAVPAMRPHFIDMKRSPELFTWDPV
- a CDS encoding SDR family oxidoreductase; the encoded protein is MANMLKDKVVLVTGAGGGIGREMALLSAKEGAKVVVNDLGGAVDGEGSGSATPAQKVCDEIIAAGGKAVANYGSVTDPGAAEAMVKQAVDSFGRIDGIINNAGILRDRIFHRMSHLDWKQVIDVHLNGTFNVSRAAANYFKEQKSGAYVHYTSTSGLIGNFGQANYSAAKMGIVGLSRSIALDMAAFNVRSNCISPFAWTRMIGTIPADTPEQVARLDKIKRMTPDKIAPMAVFLLSDAAEGITSQIFGVRMNEIMLFSANRPVRSVHNSEGWTLEKIAETAIPAMKPHFIDMKRSGELFSWDPI
- a CDS encoding acyl-CoA/acyl-ACP dehydrogenase, whose product is MGAIAFPVPEEIEALADGVERFLKAEVFPRHERDHALLSDPRRTYAEDGRYAPEVVAHMRGVRMAAAKAGYYTMSTPRELGGGGLGMLAYFVVWERIFRLCGSHHWLGMYTLSHWAFGPSPVLLKVTDRARSEILEGMMEGRTSMCFGMSEPGAGSDASMLKTRAEPDGTGWRITGRKLWTTNAPQADYCIVFAITDPDRASRKAGGISAFLVPTATPGFHLESVVRLHGHIGGNEGALVLDGVRVEPWQLVGELDNGFGIGLLGVSIGRVYNTARAVGLGRWAMEMAVRYAQQRQAFGKPIAEYQGVTFPLAEVAMELHAAHLMGLNVTSLLDRGERAIKELSMTKAYAVEVGARAIDRAIQTHGGMGFTNELGLVHAWQDVRVVNVADGTNEILRRTIAQRLLSGDLEV
- a CDS encoding multidrug effflux MFS transporter, with the protein product MTIAPRSTAYLVLLIALASFGPLSMSIYTPVMPSVAGSLGASADEVKLTLTTYMLGFAVGQIFYGPLSDRFGRRPVLLAGLVAFTLTSAGCAFAAGIGQLIGVRFLQGAGAAAGAVIGRALTRDAYEYAEMPRIMSWISLAVNISPAIAPLVGGVLGDLFGWRVTFWLLTVFSAGMLLIVGIGLPETNRHRGASAGMAGMLRGAGQMLRDRRFLGHMLPMGFAFGIQFGMLAGTPFILQDNLGIPPREFGLLVVVSVAGFTAGSFFNTRMLGRLSPGRLVRGASLCHIVGLAGIAAFAYAGILTWWSIMLPYTICSFGTGVIVPNANAGAVGLYPRLAGTASSLVGLAQMGIGAVGTVVVAALSTVAGLGAALGCASAACAVPLPLVVALMPFAVACALSARLTRPAVAPGA
- a CDS encoding transglutaminase domain-containing protein, translated to MDGAAFDDHLRPASVVDSDHPAVVAFAAEIAGGASDPVEKAMRLYYAIRDDVRYDPYGTPMRREAYVASSCLAARHGYCVNKAGLMAAVARAQGIPARLGYADVRNHMTTKRLSERMGTDTFYFHGYTDLWLDGRWIKTTPAFNRELTEKFNLKPLDWDGRTDSIYHPFDLEGRKHMEYLAYRGVYADIPFDLIRAAFRVYYPRLHGDSADARPAGGDFAAEAAAEAASRG
- a CDS encoding PaaI family thioesterase, with amino-acid sequence MGMAPEDTTGELLTRMRYSPDLIGNTHLPALHGGTIGALLETAAIFHLLWTTDNAELPKIINITVDYLRSGRPVDTLARASFTKLGRRVASVAVEAWQEDRSKPVAAAQLHFLVTPAKK